One Esox lucius isolate fEsoLuc1 chromosome 1, fEsoLuc1.pri, whole genome shotgun sequence genomic region harbors:
- the LOC105023556 gene encoding post-GPI attachment to proteins factor 2 isoform X1 has translation MSQSRMLQGPHIPGHEKPLIRLSFTSCVVGTVSLPLLGLTTCIFISSVFHFEDSTDTHCKVPNYLPSISASISLSPECHIWRFCIGLHSAPRFLVAVVYFNFYKGHFSTRFQEWLLSCLNFMCAITENFGVLLLTYVSSSETYIVHKEGFVLFVASSFIHMMLTCRLWLVIKKYSQIPEDGKSYHWKIRCLVLNIAFCCLAAYFYWKHNMFCETGSYTFFALFEYCVVFSNMAFHLTAFWDFKSREMVVISPEEYKDF, from the exons ATGTCCCAGTCTAGGATGCTGCAGGGACCACATATCCCAGGTCATGAGAAGCCTCTCATCAGACTATCGTTCACCTCTTGTGTTGTGGGCACCGTCAGTCTGCCCCTGCTTGGTTTAACAACCTGTATCTTCATCTCCTCTGTGTTCCATTTTGAGGACTCCACTGATACTCACTGCAAG GTTCCCAATTATCTACCTTCCATTAGCGCCTCAATAAGCCTGAGCCCAGAATGCCATATCTGGAGGTTCTGCATTGGCCTACACTCTGCTCCTAGGTTCCTAGTGGCAGTGGTTTATTTTAACTTCTACAAGGGCCACTTTTCCACAAGGTTTCAAGAGTGGCTCCTCAGCTGCCTCAACTTCATGTGTGCCATCACTGAGAATTTTGGCGTCTTGCTTCTTACCTACGTGTCATCCAGTGAGACATACA TTGTCCATAAGGAAGGTTTTGTCCTGTTTGTTGCTAGTTCTTTTATACACATGATGTTAACCTGTCGGCTGTGGTTGGTTATAAAGAAGTATTCGCAGATTCCTGAG GATGGAAAGTCTTACCACTGGAAGATTCGTTGCTTGGTCCTCAACATAGCTTTCTGCTGCTTGGCTGCTTACTTTTATTGGAAACACAACATGTTCTGTGAAACTGGAA GTTACACATTTTTCGCCCTCTTTGAGTACTGCGTGGTGTTTTCCAACATGGCCTTCCACCTAACTGCCTTCTGGGACTTCAAGAGCAGGGAGATGGTTGTCATCTCCCCAGAGGAGTATAAAGACTTCTGA
- the LOC105023556 gene encoding post-GPI attachment to proteins factor 2 isoform X2 codes for MLQGPHIPGHEKPLIRLSFTSCVVGTVSLPLLGLTTCIFISSVFHFEDSTDTHCKVPNYLPSISASISLSPECHIWRFCIGLHSAPRFLVAVVYFNFYKGHFSTRFQEWLLSCLNFMCAITENFGVLLLTYVSSSETYIVHKEGFVLFVASSFIHMMLTCRLWLVIKKYSQIPEDGKSYHWKIRCLVLNIAFCCLAAYFYWKHNMFCETGSYTFFALFEYCVVFSNMAFHLTAFWDFKSREMVVISPEEYKDF; via the exons ATGCTGCAGGGACCACATATCCCAGGTCATGAGAAGCCTCTCATCAGACTATCGTTCACCTCTTGTGTTGTGGGCACCGTCAGTCTGCCCCTGCTTGGTTTAACAACCTGTATCTTCATCTCCTCTGTGTTCCATTTTGAGGACTCCACTGATACTCACTGCAAG GTTCCCAATTATCTACCTTCCATTAGCGCCTCAATAAGCCTGAGCCCAGAATGCCATATCTGGAGGTTCTGCATTGGCCTACACTCTGCTCCTAGGTTCCTAGTGGCAGTGGTTTATTTTAACTTCTACAAGGGCCACTTTTCCACAAGGTTTCAAGAGTGGCTCCTCAGCTGCCTCAACTTCATGTGTGCCATCACTGAGAATTTTGGCGTCTTGCTTCTTACCTACGTGTCATCCAGTGAGACATACA TTGTCCATAAGGAAGGTTTTGTCCTGTTTGTTGCTAGTTCTTTTATACACATGATGTTAACCTGTCGGCTGTGGTTGGTTATAAAGAAGTATTCGCAGATTCCTGAG GATGGAAAGTCTTACCACTGGAAGATTCGTTGCTTGGTCCTCAACATAGCTTTCTGCTGCTTGGCTGCTTACTTTTATTGGAAACACAACATGTTCTGTGAAACTGGAA GTTACACATTTTTCGCCCTCTTTGAGTACTGCGTGGTGTTTTCCAACATGGCCTTCCACCTAACTGCCTTCTGGGACTTCAAGAGCAGGGAGATGGTTGTCATCTCCCCAGAGGAGTATAAAGACTTCTGA
- the LOC105023557 gene encoding rho-related GTP-binding protein RhoG, whose amino-acid sequence MQSIKCVVVGDGAVGKTCLLISYTTNAFPKEYIPTVFDNYSAQVTVDNRTISLNLWDTAGQEEYDRLRTLSYPQTNVFVICFSIASPPSFENVKHKWHPEVTHHCPNTPILLVGTKKDLRNDPEVLKKLKDQNQTTITQQQGAALARQIHAIKYLECSALNQDGIKEVFAEGVRAYLNPQPVTTKKPCVIL is encoded by the coding sequence ATGCAGAGCATCAAGTGTGTTGTGGTAGGAGACGGCGCAGTGGGAAAGACCTGCCTCCTCATCTCCTACACCACCAACGCCTTCCCTAAGGAGTACATCCCCACTGTGTTTGATAACTATAGTGCCCAGGTGACTGTGGACAACAGGACTATAAGCCTCAACCTGTGGGACACGGCAGGCCAGGAGGAGTACGACCGCCTGCGCACCCTCTCCTATCCACAGACCAACGTGTTCGTCATCTGCTTCTCCATCGCCAGCCCACCGTCCTTCGAGAATGTCAAGCACAAGTGGCACCCTGAGGTAACCCACCATTGCCCAAATACGCCCATCCTGCTGGTGGGCACCAAGAAAGACCTGCGTAACGACCCGGAGGTGCTGAAGAAGCTGAAGGATCAGAACCAGACAACCATCACCCAACAGCAGGGCGCCGCCCTGGCCAGGCAGATCCATGCCATAAAGTATCTGGAATGCTCAGCGCTGAACCAAGACGGAATCAAAGAGGTGTTTGCTGAGGGCGTGCGAGCCTATCTCAACCCGCAACCGGTTACCACCAAGAAACCCTGTGTTATATTGTAG